Proteins from a genomic interval of Verrucomicrobiota bacterium:
- a CDS encoding PKD domain-containing protein encodes YANAAQRYSFRPGQSGKLVLEFWITPFDYAPAEGPGRAVVCQLKENAIIGLSWAVLDYDDEKAEHYKAFWNLSHKTTMYGNASDLCAFRLMPLEPSLRKPIEARWSFQVVDPARRLVAFRDESQGEITSWKWDFGDGQTSTERHPQHRYEKGGEFTVTLWIEGPAGKARRAKVWDLFLK; translated from the coding sequence CTACGCCAACGCCGCGCAACGCTACAGTTTCCGCCCCGGCCAGAGCGGCAAGCTGGTGCTGGAATTCTGGATCACGCCTTTTGACTACGCACCCGCCGAAGGCCCGGGGCGCGCGGTCGTGTGCCAGCTCAAGGAAAATGCGATCATCGGTCTGTCGTGGGCGGTGCTCGATTACGACGACGAAAAAGCCGAGCACTACAAAGCGTTTTGGAATCTCTCCCACAAAACGACGATGTACGGCAACGCGTCCGACCTTTGCGCGTTTCGACTGATGCCGCTCGAGCCGAGCTTGCGCAAGCCCATCGAAGCGCGGTGGTCGTTTCAAGTCGTGGACCCCGCGCGGCGATTGGTCGCGTTTCGCGATGAGTCGCAGGGCGAAATCACCTCGTGGAAGTGGGACTTTGGCGACGGCCAGACTTCGACCGAACGCCATCCGCAGCACCGCTACGAAAAAGGCGGCGAGTTCACCGTCACGCTTTGGATCGAAGGGCCGGCGGGCAAAGCGCGGCGCGCGAAGGTTTGGGATTTGTTTCTGAAATGA
- a CDS encoding type II toxin-antitoxin system VapC family toxin — protein sequence MRILLDTCEFLWLVSGDAKLSATVSAAIRDPNNQVFLSAVSFWEITVKHSLGKLPLPQPPAQFIPQQREKHLIAPLALDEAAVAQLGGLPALHRDPFDRMLVCQAQAHGLTLVSSDPLIRQYPVALL from the coding sequence ATGAGAATCCTGCTGGACACCTGCGAATTCCTCTGGCTCGTGTCCGGCGACGCCAAATTGTCCGCCACCGTTTCCGCTGCGATTCGCGACCCAAACAATCAGGTCTTCTTGAGCGCCGTTTCGTTCTGGGAAATCACCGTCAAACACAGCCTCGGCAAACTACCCCTGCCGCAACCGCCCGCGCAATTCATCCCGCAGCAACGCGAAAAACATCTCATCGCGCCGCTGGCTTTGGATGAAGCCGCCGTCGCGCAGTTGGGCGGACTGCCCGCGCTGCATCGCGATCCCTTCGACCGGATGCTGGTCTGTCAGGCGCAAGCGCACGGTCTGACGCTCGTTTCGTCCGATCCGCTCATCCGCCAGTATCCTGTGGCACTGCTTTGA
- a CDS encoding MFS transporter, protein MGLRLVAARHDHQLHGPPDALTAWTTNYNQLLFCRTLLGLFEAGHWPCALKTTHLLLSERDRTMGNSVLQSGASIGAIITPLVMRFMMTDAPGSWRLPFQVVGAFGMLWVLAWFAFIRPRDLSGMSQSNGSPAATSAGRESLWSVVVSRRFAVTLVIVFCIHTTWQLLRVWLPMFLQKGRGYSESDALYFNSLYFVATDIGCITAGAASLWLARRGLTPHAAKCRVYLACSLLTALTVLVSVLPKGWPLLAALLVVGAATLGLYPCFYSFVQEISSQHVGKMIGLLGTLVWAISSPVHKYFGRYVDQTQSFDLGIAIVGLTPLVGYFALRLFWDKPKERTARRNG, encoded by the coding sequence GTGGGTCTGCGGCTTGTTGCTGCTCGCCACGACCATCAATTACATGGACCGCCAGACGCTCTCACCGCGTGGACGACGAATTATAACCAGCTTCTCTTCTGCCGCACGTTGCTTGGGCTATTCGAGGCCGGCCACTGGCCCTGCGCGCTGAAGACCACGCATCTCCTGCTTTCGGAGCGAGACCGCACCATGGGCAACAGCGTGCTGCAAAGCGGCGCGTCCATCGGCGCCATCATCACGCCGCTCGTGATGCGCTTCATGATGACCGACGCGCCGGGAAGCTGGCGACTGCCGTTCCAAGTCGTCGGGGCGTTCGGAATGCTGTGGGTTCTGGCGTGGTTCGCGTTCATTCGCCCGCGCGACTTGAGCGGCATGTCGCAATCGAATGGCAGCCCGGCGGCGACAAGCGCTGGCCGGGAATCGCTTTGGAGCGTTGTGGTCAGCCGTCGCTTCGCGGTCACGTTGGTCATCGTCTTTTGCATTCACACCACCTGGCAGCTTTTGCGCGTGTGGCTGCCAATGTTTCTCCAAAAAGGTCGCGGTTACAGCGAGAGCGATGCACTGTACTTCAACTCGCTCTACTTTGTCGCCACGGACATCGGGTGCATTACGGCGGGCGCGGCGTCGCTCTGGCTGGCGCGTCGCGGCCTCACACCCCACGCCGCGAAGTGCCGCGTCTATCTCGCCTGCTCGTTGTTGACGGCGCTCACCGTCCTCGTCTCGGTGCTGCCCAAAGGCTGGCCGCTGCTCGCCGCGCTGCTGGTTGTCGGTGCGGCCACGCTGGGCCTGTACCCGTGCTTCTACTCGTTCGTGCAGGAGATTTCGTCGCAGCATGTCGGCAAAATGATCGGCCTGCTGGGCACGCTGGTGTGGGCCATTTCCTCCCCGGTGCACAAATACTTCGGCCGCTATGTGGATCAGACCCAGTCGTTCGATCTGGGCATAGCGATAGTGGGGTTGACGCCGCTGGTGGGTTACTTTGCGCTGCGACTGTTCTGGGACAAGCCGAAGGAACGAACGGCGAGGAGAAACGGATGA
- a CDS encoding creatininase family protein, which produces MSAPEVLQRKHTRREFRERMQSGELKACIIPVAAIEQHLEHLAMEHDWRSVCHVATAVAERLRPHVLVAEGLMAGISEHHMRHPGTLSLRPGTFLAVLSDLIDSVVRAGFKNVLVLNGHGGNTAPVNGTWEQFQRMNQVNLHFLSYWDVLTEADAKELLKSGHRLPDDLPGHAQEFETAFALAAFPENVRTKMWTDQTDKKPSMATAQQGEEFIKRIVERVTVYVQQMIDKKRVAKTPPYFP; this is translated from the coding sequence ATGAGCGCCCCGGAAGTTCTGCAACGCAAGCACACGCGCCGCGAGTTCCGCGAACGGATGCAATCCGGTGAATTAAAGGCGTGCATCATTCCCGTGGCCGCCATCGAGCAACACCTCGAACATCTCGCCATGGAACACGATTGGCGCAGCGTGTGTCACGTCGCCACGGCCGTGGCCGAACGGCTGCGACCGCACGTGCTGGTGGCGGAAGGATTGATGGCTGGCATCAGCGAACATCACATGCGGCATCCGGGCACGTTGTCATTGCGGCCCGGGACGTTTCTGGCCGTGTTGTCCGACTTGATCGATAGCGTTGTGCGGGCGGGTTTCAAAAACGTTTTGGTCCTCAATGGTCATGGTGGTAATACCGCGCCGGTCAACGGCACGTGGGAGCAGTTTCAGCGGATGAATCAGGTCAATCTCCATTTTCTTTCCTACTGGGACGTGCTTACTGAAGCGGATGCAAAGGAATTGCTCAAGAGTGGACATCGACTTCCTGACGACCTGCCCGGCCACGCGCAGGAATTTGAAACGGCTTTCGCGTTAGCGGCCTTTCCCGAGAACGTGCGCACGAAAATGTGGACGGATCAGACGGACAAAAAGCCATCGATGGCTACAGCGCAACAAGGTGAGGAATTCATCAAACGAATTGTGGAGCGGGTGACGGTTTACGTGCAGCAAATGATCGACAAGAAGCGCGTCGCCAAAACCCCGCCCTATTTCCCATGA
- a CDS encoding DUF4838 domain-containing protein, translated as MKISTTQASVSRNWRILLTTLLAFYTAAMQAGFTIAEKGKANCAIIRQADATEAERYAANELAQTLKQITGADFEVRDGMEKAPSRAIIIGPGAAAKKYFPDVDFEKLGGEELVIRTKGNRLLLAGGRPRGTLYAVNRFLDEQCGVRWWAPWASNVPQQPNLRIPNLNKREKPAFEYREPFWFPAFDGKWAARNYYNGNSARLTPAMGGKISYKGFVHTFYPLVPPEKYFKDHPEWYSLIDGKRTTNKAQLCLTNPDLRDFMVERVKEWLRESPEATIISVSQNDWHGACQCENCKAIDDAEGSHAGTMLSFVNYVAEKVGRDFPNVAIDTLAYQYTRRAPKTIKPLPNVIVRLCSIECNFGVPLEDPANATFAQDMRDWSRICNRLYVWDYTTDFAHYVQPHPNWFSLGPNVRFFHQHNTKGLFEQGAYQSHGSEMAELRAWVLARLLWNPNQDDKALIKEFLEGYYGAAAAKIIQEYFNVMYQASRGYNLTCFSKTGTPFFKFEPLSRAEKLWQQAEAAVKDDPEKLWRVRQGHLPVRYVWLERWTALQSECMETGATWPLSASRKAVADEWLSVATGPGPEGWSKMTTLRESGLTPEAFVARFDEDPPPLEQKPESKN; from the coding sequence ATGAAAATATCTACAACCCAAGCGTCGGTGTCTCGAAACTGGCGAATACTTCTCACCACACTGCTCGCGTTCTACACTGCCGCAATGCAGGCCGGATTCACAATCGCCGAAAAAGGCAAAGCGAACTGCGCCATCATCCGCCAGGCCGATGCGACCGAGGCCGAACGTTACGCGGCCAATGAACTGGCGCAGACATTGAAGCAAATCACCGGCGCGGATTTTGAGGTGCGGGACGGAATGGAGAAAGCGCCCAGCCGCGCGATCATCATCGGGCCAGGCGCGGCGGCAAAGAAGTATTTTCCGGACGTTGACTTTGAAAAACTCGGCGGCGAAGAGCTTGTCATTCGCACAAAAGGGAACAGATTGTTGCTGGCGGGTGGCCGGCCGCGTGGAACGCTTTACGCGGTGAACCGGTTTCTCGATGAGCAATGTGGCGTGCGCTGGTGGGCACCGTGGGCCTCTAATGTTCCGCAACAACCAAATCTGCGCATTCCAAATTTGAACAAGCGGGAGAAACCGGCGTTTGAATATCGCGAGCCGTTTTGGTTTCCCGCGTTCGACGGGAAATGGGCGGCGCGAAATTATTACAACGGCAACAGCGCGCGCCTCACGCCGGCGATGGGCGGCAAAATCAGTTACAAAGGGTTCGTCCATACGTTTTACCCGCTCGTGCCGCCGGAGAAGTATTTCAAGGACCATCCCGAATGGTACAGCCTGATCGATGGCAAACGAACGACGAACAAGGCGCAGTTGTGTCTTACCAATCCCGACCTTCGCGATTTCATGGTTGAGCGCGTGAAGGAGTGGCTGCGCGAATCGCCGGAGGCAACGATCATTTCCGTGTCGCAAAACGACTGGCACGGTGCGTGTCAGTGTGAAAATTGCAAAGCCATCGATGACGCCGAGGGCAGTCACGCCGGCACGATGTTGAGCTTCGTGAATTATGTGGCGGAAAAAGTCGGGCGCGATTTCCCGAATGTCGCCATAGACACGCTCGCGTATCAATACACCCGCCGCGCGCCCAAGACCATCAAGCCGCTCCCCAATGTGATCGTGCGGCTCTGTTCCATCGAATGCAATTTCGGCGTGCCGCTGGAAGATCCGGCCAACGCAACGTTCGCGCAGGACATGCGCGACTGGTCAAGAATCTGCAACCGGCTTTACGTTTGGGATTACACCACCGACTTCGCCCACTACGTGCAGCCGCATCCGAACTGGTTTTCGCTCGGCCCAAACGTCCGCTTTTTTCATCAGCACAACACTAAAGGATTGTTCGAGCAGGGCGCTTATCAATCTCACGGTTCGGAAATGGCGGAGTTGCGCGCCTGGGTTCTGGCGCGGCTGCTTTGGAATCCGAACCAGGATGACAAAGCTCTGATCAAAGAGTTTTTGGAAGGCTACTACGGCGCCGCGGCGGCAAAAATCATCCAGGAGTATTTCAACGTGATGTATCAGGCGTCGCGTGGCTACAACCTGACCTGCTTTTCCAAAACCGGCACCCCGTTTTTCAAATTTGAACCGCTGTCGCGCGCGGAGAAACTGTGGCAACAGGCCGAAGCGGCGGTGAAGGATGATCCCGAAAAACTCTGGCGCGTGCGGCAAGGTCACCTGCCGGTTCGTTACGTCTGGCTGGAGCGGTGGACGGCGCTACAAAGTGAATGCATGGAAACCGGGGCAACCTGGCCGCTGTCGGCTTCGCGCAAAGCAGTGGCCGATGAATGGTTGTCCGTCGCCACCGGGCCGGGGCCGGAAGGTTGGTCCAAGATGACAACCTTGAGGGAATCCGGTCTGACACCCGAAGCCTTTGTGGCGAGATTCGACGAGGACCCTCCGCCGTTGGAGCAGAAACCGGAATCCAAAAACTAA
- a CDS encoding Gfo/Idh/MocA family oxidoreductase has protein sequence MKKLHRRKFLKSTFAAATGLALAPTIIPASALGRGGAVAPSERIVLGGIGIGGRGRDDLRAMLPEKDVQFVATCDPQKARREIVKKFVDEHYGNTDCKLYADIREFLAERTDIDAVLSATGDRWHALAAIWAMRAGKDIYSEKPSSMTIAEGRAVADTAKRYGRVYQTGTQRLSEANHVYAIELARSGRLGQVHTAYAHIAPWDAAEMRHDWLPGQPEPPKEQSDWDLWLGPCPWRPYHPEYTRGGWRGHYDFHTSCIGEWGAHTFAQAQAGLGMLHTSPVHYQYVNNISGDGMVTKFANGTKLILSRGDKHWHGSCGERFDGPEGWIGAADGYRKTEASSPKLLEDFDKVVHEYQTRTQRAMSHTRNFLDCVKSRQLPVANAEVMHRSMSTVHAANICMWLKRDLTYDPVKEEFVNDAEANRLRSRAMREPFII, from the coding sequence ATGAAAAAACTTCACCGCAGGAAATTTCTCAAAAGCACTTTCGCCGCCGCCACGGGCCTGGCGCTCGCGCCCACTATCATTCCCGCCTCGGCCCTGGGACGCGGTGGCGCGGTGGCGCCGAGCGAACGTATTGTGCTGGGCGGCATCGGCATCGGCGGGCGCGGCCGGGACGATCTGCGCGCGATGCTGCCCGAGAAGGACGTGCAGTTCGTCGCCACCTGCGATCCGCAGAAGGCGCGGCGCGAAATCGTAAAGAAATTCGTGGACGAGCATTACGGCAACACCGATTGCAAGCTCTACGCGGACATCCGCGAGTTTCTAGCGGAGCGCACGGACATTGACGCAGTCCTGAGCGCGACCGGTGACCGCTGGCACGCGCTGGCCGCCATCTGGGCGATGCGCGCGGGCAAGGACATTTATTCCGAGAAGCCCTCCTCGATGACCATTGCGGAGGGCCGCGCCGTGGCGGATACGGCCAAACGCTACGGCCGCGTTTATCAAACCGGCACGCAGCGGTTGAGTGAGGCGAATCATGTTTATGCCATTGAACTGGCCCGCAGCGGGCGGCTCGGCCAGGTCCACACGGCCTACGCGCACATTGCGCCGTGGGACGCGGCCGAGATGCGGCACGACTGGCTGCCCGGCCAACCCGAACCGCCGAAAGAGCAATCGGATTGGGACCTCTGGCTCGGCCCGTGCCCGTGGCGGCCGTACCATCCTGAATACACGCGCGGGGGCTGGCGCGGCCATTACGACTTCCACACAAGCTGCATTGGCGAATGGGGCGCGCACACGTTTGCCCAAGCCCAGGCGGGACTCGGCATGTTGCACACCTCGCCCGTCCACTACCAATACGTCAACAACATCAGCGGCGACGGCATGGTGACCAAGTTTGCCAACGGCACGAAGCTCATCCTGTCGCGCGGCGACAAACACTGGCACGGCTCCTGTGGTGAACGTTTCGACGGGCCGGAAGGCTGGATCGGCGCCGCCGACGGCTATCGGAAGACCGAGGCGTCGTCACCCAAGTTGCTGGAGGATTTCGACAAGGTGGTCCACGAATACCAGACGCGCACGCAACGCGCCATGAGTCACACCCGCAATTTCCTCGATTGCGTGAAGTCGCGCCAGTTGCCGGTGGCCAACGCGGAAGTGATGCACCGTTCCATGAGTACCGTGCACGCGGCCAACATCTGCATGTGGCTCAAGCGCGACCTGACCTATGATCCGGTGAAGGAGGAATTTGTCAACGACGCCGAGGCCAACCGTCTTCGGTCCCGCGCGATGCGCGAACCGTTCATCATTTGA
- a CDS encoding HEAT repeat domain-containing protein, with protein MKTKSIFLTAVLLCATAGAFAQAAKPEPTPLLTQSPDKLIGVLKSKAGRKEKADACRELAVIGTSKAVPVLVGLLADEELTHMARYALETIPDPGVDQALRGELTRLKGRPLVGVIGSLGVRKDAKAVKPLSQLLGHTDPEVAQAAARALGKIGTAEAAKAIENALPTTAPANRLAFCEGLFRCAETFTSKGKTKEAIALYDRLRGLTEVPHQVRAGALRGAIITRGQGGLGLLKEFLTSSDRVLFNAAVRASLEMSGADVTRVLTTSLPQLPADNQIVLMQALGSRGDDLAVSALATQARAGAKATRVAALRAVAAIGHSSSVPVMVELIEDPENEISQAALDGLAGIPGREADTVVLNMVKSPKAERRIAGIELIGRRRMATAAPALLTAVSDSDAKVRASTLQRLGRLGTPAEVPDLIKLLLRSTDTQDLDGLAEALSGICTRAGSPAPATEQIITALASAQPAQKGALLNVLGAVGGEKALASVRAGLSDPNAEVRDAALRALSEWPDAAAGPDLLQVVRSAANGNQRDVAFRGYVRLARESGGTPAEKLKMLTEAATLTTSPQEKMLVLAGLGDILSVESLRLVTPHLSDPAVADEAGAAAVKIAEKLDAKDSADIGTSLNQVLKSAKSPQILDQARKRMNQLKLPIP; from the coding sequence ATGAAAACGAAAAGCATTTTTCTAACGGCGGTGCTGTTGTGCGCCACAGCCGGCGCATTCGCGCAAGCTGCCAAGCCCGAGCCCACGCCCCTCCTCACGCAATCCCCGGACAAACTCATCGGTGTGCTCAAGTCCAAAGCCGGTCGGAAGGAAAAGGCCGATGCCTGTCGCGAACTCGCCGTCATTGGCACCAGCAAGGCCGTGCCCGTGCTCGTCGGTTTGCTCGCGGATGAGGAACTCACCCACATGGCCCGCTACGCGTTGGAAACCATCCCCGACCCTGGTGTGGACCAAGCGTTACGCGGCGAACTGACGCGGCTCAAAGGCCGGCCGCTCGTTGGAGTTATCGGCAGTCTCGGTGTGCGCAAAGATGCCAAGGCCGTGAAGCCCTTGTCGCAATTGCTCGGTCATACCGATCCCGAAGTCGCCCAGGCCGCCGCGCGTGCGCTCGGCAAAATCGGCACCGCCGAGGCCGCCAAAGCCATTGAGAATGCCCTCCCGACAACCGCGCCCGCGAACCGGCTCGCGTTCTGTGAGGGTTTGTTCCGTTGCGCCGAGACCTTCACATCCAAAGGCAAAACAAAAGAGGCCATCGCGCTTTACGATCGGCTTCGCGGATTGACCGAAGTTCCGCACCAAGTCCGCGCCGGTGCGCTGCGCGGCGCCATCATCACCCGGGGCCAGGGCGGTCTTGGGCTGCTCAAAGAATTTCTCACCTCCAGCGACCGTGTCTTGTTCAACGCCGCCGTTCGTGCGTCGCTCGAAATGTCCGGTGCCGACGTGACCCGAGTGCTGACGACCAGCCTGCCGCAACTCCCAGCCGACAATCAGATTGTCCTCATGCAAGCGCTCGGAAGTCGCGGTGACGATTTGGCGGTGTCCGCGCTTGCCACCCAGGCAAGGGCAGGTGCGAAGGCCACCCGCGTAGCCGCCCTCCGCGCCGTGGCCGCCATCGGTCATTCTTCCTCCGTGCCTGTGATGGTCGAGTTGATCGAGGACCCGGAAAACGAAATCTCGCAGGCCGCGCTGGATGGGCTGGCGGGAATTCCGGGCCGGGAAGCTGACACGGTCGTGCTCAATATGGTCAAAAGCCCGAAAGCTGAGCGTCGGATTGCAGGCATTGAACTGATCGGCCGACGCCGGATGGCCACGGCCGCTCCCGCATTGCTGACCGCCGTCTCCGACTCCGACGCCAAGGTGAGAGCCAGCACCCTCCAAAGACTGGGCAGACTGGGCACACCCGCCGAAGTGCCCGACTTGATAAAACTGTTGTTGCGTTCGACCGACACGCAAGACCTCGATGGTTTGGCGGAGGCATTGAGCGGTATTTGCACCCGCGCTGGTTCGCCTGCACCGGCCACTGAACAAATCATCACCGCATTGGCGAGCGCGCAGCCTGCACAAAAAGGAGCCTTGCTCAACGTTCTTGGTGCAGTCGGCGGAGAGAAAGCCCTCGCTTCGGTACGCGCCGGGTTGAGTGATCCGAACGCAGAAGTTCGGGATGCCGCCTTGCGTGCGCTGTCTGAGTGGCCCGATGCGGCAGCCGGGCCGGACCTCTTGCAAGTCGTGCGTTCAGCGGCGAACGGCAATCAGCGCGATGTGGCTTTTCGCGGCTACGTGAGGCTCGCCCGCGAATCAGGTGGGACGCCTGCCGAGAAGCTCAAGATGCTGACCGAAGCGGCAACCTTGACGACCAGTCCCCAGGAAAAAATGCTCGTGCTCGCCGGGTTGGGAGACATCCTTTCGGTTGAGTCGCTTCGATTGGTGACGCCACATTTGTCGGACCCGGCGGTGGCCGATGAGGCCGGCGCCGCGGCCGTCAAGATCGCCGAGAAACTCGACGCCAAAGATTCCGCTGACATCGGGACGTCGTTGAACCAGGTGCTGAAGTCCGCCAAGTCGCCACAGATTCTCGACCAGGCGCGCAAGCGAATGAACCAGCTCAAATTGCCGATTCCATGA
- a CDS encoding LL-diaminopimelate aminotransferase encodes MAYLNENYLKLKAGYLFPEISRRVKTFCDANPEAAKRLIRCGIGDVTEPLPPAVIAAMHKAVDEMAGRETFKGYGPEQGYEWLRATIAQNDFRDRGCDVADDEIFVSDGTKCDTGNILDILGGKNKIAISDPVYPVYVDTNVMAGHTGPANEAGTYSKLVYLPCRPGNGFIPEPPKRQVDVIYLCSPNNPTGAVANRPQLEAWVKYALEHRAIILFDAAYEAYISDPALPHSIYEIPGARECAIEFRSFSKNGGFTGTRCAFTVVPKSLNAQTKSGEAKPLHPLWARRTTTKFNGVSYIVQRAAEALYSAEGKAQVKSLIEHYMGNAAVLRAGAKQAGLKVFGGVSAPYIWVHTPKGATSWQAFDKILGEANVVITPGSGFGSKGEGYFRISAFNSRANAEEVARRLQELKW; translated from the coding sequence ATGGCTTATTTGAACGAGAACTATTTGAAACTGAAGGCCGGCTATCTGTTTCCAGAAATCAGCCGGCGCGTGAAGACATTTTGCGACGCCAATCCCGAAGCTGCCAAACGCCTCATCCGCTGCGGCATTGGCGACGTGACCGAGCCGCTGCCACCCGCCGTCATCGCCGCGATGCACAAGGCCGTGGACGAAATGGCCGGGCGTGAGACATTCAAAGGATACGGCCCGGAGCAAGGTTACGAATGGCTTCGCGCCACCATTGCACAAAATGATTTCCGCGATCGTGGTTGCGACGTGGCCGATGACGAAATCTTCGTCAGCGATGGAACGAAGTGTGACACGGGCAACATCCTCGACATTCTTGGCGGCAAAAACAAAATTGCCATCAGCGACCCGGTGTATCCGGTCTATGTGGACACGAACGTGATGGCGGGCCACACGGGTCCTGCCAACGAAGCCGGCACTTACTCCAAGCTCGTTTACCTGCCGTGCCGACCGGGCAACGGTTTCATTCCCGAACCGCCGAAGCGCCAGGTGGACGTGATTTATCTTTGCTCACCGAACAATCCGACCGGCGCGGTCGCCAATCGTCCCCAACTTGAAGCGTGGGTGAAATATGCCCTCGAACACAGGGCGATCATTTTGTTCGACGCGGCGTATGAAGCGTACATCAGCGACCCGGCGCTGCCACATTCGATTTACGAAATCCCCGGCGCGCGCGAGTGTGCCATCGAGTTTCGCAGCTTCTCGAAGAACGGTGGGTTTACTGGCACGCGCTGCGCATTCACCGTCGTGCCCAAGTCCCTCAACGCGCAGACAAAGTCCGGCGAGGCCAAGCCGCTGCATCCGCTTTGGGCGCGGCGCACGACGACGAAGTTCAACGGCGTGAGTTACATCGTGCAGCGCGCCGCAGAGGCGCTTTACTCCGCCGAAGGCAAGGCGCAGGTGAAGTCACTTATCGAACATTACATGGGCAACGCCGCGGTGTTGCGTGCGGGAGCGAAGCAGGCTGGGCTGAAAGTCTTTGGCGGCGTCAGCGCGCCGTACATCTGGGTGCACACGCCAAAGGGTGCCACCAGTTGGCAGGCGTTCGATAAAATCCTCGGCGAGGCAAACGTGGTCATCACGCCCGGTAGCGGTTTTGGTTCAAAAGGCGAAGGCTATTTCCGCATCAGCGCCTTCAACAGCCGCGCCAACGCCGAGGAAGTTGCGCGGCGCTTGCAGGAATTGAAGTGGTGA
- a CDS encoding Na+ dependent nucleoside transporter domain protein encodes MQLKLISLLGLVVFVALAWAISLNRKLFPWRTVIWGIALQFVFAVLILKTDAGHTVFDLTGRAITKLIQFSNEGCQFVFGPLAVDETMRQVFPNRPLVFAVLVTGTIIIVSSLSSLLYHWGILQKIVHAVAWVMRKVMRTSGSETLAAAANIFMGQTEAPLVIKPYVARMTRSELLCLMTGGMATIAGGVAAVYIKMGMDAGHNDIAGHLLTASVLSAPAALLISKVMLPETEQSETAATAPADVPRTTANGIDALCRGASEGMTLAINVMAMLIAFIAVVALANYLITFPQAKLGVATPVTLQTIFGWVNAPFAWLMGVPTQDCLKIGGILGERIVLNEFIGYLSLTNPKTVVDERSFVLATYALCGFANFASIAIQVGGIGSLAPERRGDMAKLGIRAMIGGLLASYLTATVAGMLL; translated from the coding sequence ATGCAACTCAAGCTGATCAGCCTGCTGGGGCTGGTGGTTTTCGTCGCGCTCGCCTGGGCGATTTCGTTGAACCGTAAATTGTTTCCCTGGCGCACGGTCATCTGGGGCATCGCGCTGCAATTCGTCTTTGCGGTGCTCATTCTTAAGACCGACGCTGGCCACACAGTGTTCGACCTCACCGGGCGCGCGATCACCAAGTTGATTCAATTCTCGAATGAAGGCTGCCAGTTCGTCTTCGGTCCGCTGGCCGTGGACGAAACCATGCGCCAGGTTTTTCCCAACCGCCCGCTGGTATTCGCCGTTCTGGTAACCGGCACGATCATCATCGTCTCGTCGCTTTCTTCGCTGCTCTATCACTGGGGCATTTTGCAAAAAATTGTTCACGCAGTCGCGTGGGTGATGCGCAAGGTGATGCGGACGAGCGGCAGTGAGACGCTTGCGGCAGCAGCCAACATCTTCATGGGTCAGACGGAAGCGCCGTTGGTCATCAAACCTTATGTCGCGCGCATGACACGCAGCGAATTGCTCTGCTTGATGACCGGCGGCATGGCGACCATCGCGGGCGGCGTCGCGGCGGTTTACATTAAAATGGGAATGGACGCCGGGCACAATGACATCGCCGGGCATTTGCTCACCGCGTCCGTGCTGAGCGCGCCGGCGGCGTTGCTCATCTCGAAAGTGATGCTGCCCGAGACCGAGCAAAGCGAAACCGCCGCCACCGCGCCCGCCGACGTGCCCCGCACCACGGCCAACGGCATCGATGCTCTTTGTCGCGGCGCCAGCGAGGGCATGACGCTCGCGATCAATGTCATGGCCATGCTCATTGCGTTCATCGCCGTCGTGGCGCTGGCGAATTATCTCATCACCTTTCCGCAAGCGAAGTTGGGCGTCGCAACCCCGGTCACGTTGCAGACGATCTTCGGCTGGGTGAACGCGCCGTTCGCCTGGCTGATGGGCGTGCCGACGCAGGATTGTCTGAAGATCGGCGGCATCCTCGGGGAGCGCATCGTCCTGAATGAATTCATTGGCTATCTCTCGCTCACCAACCCGAAGACAGTCGTTGATGAACGCAGCTTCGTTCTGGCCACCTACGCATTGTGCGGCTTCGCCAACTTCGCAAGCATCGCCATCCAGGTCGGCGGCATTGGATCGCTCGCGCCTGAGCGTCGCGGCGACATGGCCAAACTGGGCATTCGCGCGATGATCGGCGGATTGTTGGCAAGTTATTTGACGGCCACAGTGGCCGGAATGTTATTATGA